The Actinopolyspora erythraea genome has a segment encoding these proteins:
- a CDS encoding radical SAM protein, with protein sequence MSLDRNLPLVDLNRPGSNGPNPTETPDELYGRLNRFLTEGLDYIAGFTPLDDSDREDPDTALSRTQLLSLLIGFLGCDTTEPLDNRTYTLVYTDGEQGKSNYQTICVPDYRAASPVLFTREQDNRARLVNRSTGRTLAEVLVHARIFAASNHYYSRVAPDFTELPTAAIISPYSTCAGGCLGCSRGAVKSFTPPPKDYIERHVAQLAADYDRRGWDRGELVSVNITTGCQPDEDRELEMMLNLMRTYRRYGFGNAAFHAFTYAIDSTRAMELLREHGAIGFIGTVETINDAERIRQWGRKKGSITFERHLEKYRRARRVGFDIVETDYVLGADSYTEMLDGIAELDENGVAVVPNIKRNYTVEQLDSNHRDLWRHGMRYIADGFHAALSSYDNGTIKRRAARYSVDYLRRCGRETGLRDLPIRHT encoded by the coding sequence TTGTCTCTGGACAGGAATCTGCCGCTCGTCGACCTCAACCGACCCGGCTCGAACGGGCCGAACCCGACGGAAACCCCGGACGAGCTGTACGGACGACTCAACCGGTTCCTCACCGAGGGCCTGGACTACATCGCCGGGTTCACCCCGCTCGACGACAGCGATCGGGAGGACCCGGACACCGCGCTCAGCCGCACCCAGCTGCTGTCGCTGCTGATCGGCTTCCTCGGCTGCGACACCACGGAACCGCTGGACAACCGCACCTACACCCTCGTCTACACCGACGGAGAACAGGGCAAGTCGAACTACCAGACGATCTGCGTCCCCGACTACCGCGCGGCCTCGCCGGTCCTGTTCACCCGCGAGCAGGACAACCGGGCGCGGCTGGTGAACCGCTCCACCGGACGGACCCTTGCCGAGGTGCTGGTGCACGCCAGGATCTTCGCCGCCAGCAACCACTACTACAGCCGCGTCGCGCCGGACTTCACCGAACTGCCCACCGCAGCGATCATCTCGCCGTACTCCACCTGCGCGGGAGGCTGCCTGGGCTGCTCGCGCGGCGCGGTCAAGAGCTTCACCCCTCCGCCGAAGGACTACATCGAGCGGCACGTGGCGCAGTTGGCAGCCGACTACGACCGCCGTGGCTGGGATCGCGGTGAACTGGTCAGCGTCAACATCACCACCGGTTGCCAGCCCGACGAGGACCGCGAGCTGGAGATGATGCTGAACCTGATGCGGACCTACCGCCGCTACGGGTTCGGCAACGCCGCCTTCCACGCCTTCACCTACGCCATCGACTCCACCAGGGCGATGGAGCTGCTGCGCGAGCACGGCGCGATCGGGTTCATCGGCACCGTCGAGACCATCAACGACGCCGAGCGGATCCGGCAGTGGGGGCGCAAGAAGGGCTCGATCACCTTCGAGCGGCACCTGGAGAAGTACCGCCGTGCGCGCCGGGTGGGCTTCGACATCGTCGAGACCGACTACGTGCTCGGTGCCGACTCCTACACCGAGATGCTCGACGGCATAGCCGAGCTCGACGAGAACGGCGTCGCCGTGGTGCCCAACATCAAGCGCAACTACACCGTCGAACAGCTCGACAGCAACCACCGGGACCTGTGGCGCCACGGCATGCGCTACATCGCCGACGGGTTCCACGCGGCGCTGTCCAGCTACGACAACGGCACGATCAAGCGCCGTGCGGCGCGCTACTCGGTGGACTACCTGCGCCGGTGCGGCCGGGAAACGGGTCTGCGGGACCTGCCCATCCGCCACACCTGA
- a CDS encoding MFS transporter, with the protein MASPLRLRGFRWLFVGRVLSSFGDSLVPLTVAFTALELTGSAVGLGGVLLANRLPVVVATLAGGVLGDVFDRRWVMVAADVWRMASQAVCGVLLLAGQLPLWALIVLQSCAGVGTAVFTPAATGLLPALVPENLLRQANALLGLAANVNKVAAISVAGLLVAGLGSGWALLADAATFAAGALSLLLIGPVTTPAGKRERRGVLAEMWGGWRHVATTPWLRALLGYTALLQALVIGPHMLLGPLLARQHYHGAASWAVIGAVQAIGSIAGSALALRLRPSRPLVAAVAASLLMLPYLALFAAAAPLWLVSLAALGFGLQGSYYLATQAWLLQRHVPDQQLARVASCFQLGNLVLVPLSLAAAGPLAEHVDARLLLAAAAVWALASTLVALAAPTIRAHPEAVQPGSGAMSTKRL; encoded by the coding sequence GTGGCCTCTCCGCTGCGACTGCGGGGGTTTCGGTGGTTGTTCGTGGGGCGGGTGTTGTCGTCGTTCGGGGACAGCTTGGTGCCGTTGACGGTGGCGTTCACGGCGTTGGAGCTGACCGGTTCGGCGGTGGGGCTGGGTGGGGTGTTGCTGGCGAACCGGTTGCCGGTGGTGGTGGCGACGTTGGCCGGTGGGGTGCTGGGGGATGTGTTCGACCGGCGGTGGGTGATGGTGGCCGCCGATGTGTGGCGCATGGCCTCCCAGGCGGTGTGCGGGGTCCTGCTGTTGGCCGGTCAGCTTCCACTTTGGGCGCTGATCGTGCTGCAGAGCTGCGCAGGGGTGGGCACCGCGGTGTTCACTCCGGCGGCCACCGGACTGCTCCCCGCGCTGGTGCCGGAGAACCTGCTGCGGCAGGCGAACGCGCTGCTGGGGCTGGCGGCCAATGTGAACAAGGTGGCCGCTATCAGCGTGGCGGGCCTGCTGGTGGCCGGGCTCGGCTCGGGCTGGGCGTTGCTGGCCGATGCGGCCACGTTCGCCGCCGGCGCGCTCTCGCTACTGCTGATCGGCCCTGTGACTACGCCCGCTGGGAAGCGGGAGCGCCGGGGCGTGCTGGCCGAGATGTGGGGCGGCTGGCGGCACGTGGCGACCACCCCGTGGCTGCGGGCCCTGTTGGGCTACACCGCGCTGCTGCAGGCGCTGGTGATCGGCCCGCACATGCTGCTGGGGCCGTTGCTGGCGCGGCAGCACTACCACGGTGCCGCCTCGTGGGCGGTGATCGGAGCGGTCCAGGCGATCGGCTCGATCGCAGGCAGCGCGCTGGCACTGCGACTGCGACCATCACGCCCGCTCGTGGCGGCGGTGGCCGCCTCGCTGCTGATGCTGCCGTACCTGGCGCTGTTCGCCGCTGCCGCGCCGCTGTGGCTGGTCAGCCTGGCCGCGCTCGGTTTCGGGCTGCAGGGCTCGTACTACCTGGCCACCCAAGCCTGGCTGCTGCAGCGGCACGTGCCCGACCAGCAGCTTGCCCGCGTGGCGTCCTGCTTCCAGCTCGGCAACCTGGTCCTCGTGCCGCTGAGCCTGGCCGCCGCCGGCCCGCTGGCCGAGCACGTCGACGCCCGCCTGCTGCTGGCCGCGGCGGCGGTGTGGGCACTGGCCAGCACCCTGGTGGCACTTGCCGCACCCACCATTCGGGCACATCCGGAGGCGGTTCAGCCGGGCTCGGGGGCCATGTCGACGAAACGGCTGTAG
- the dnaB gene encoding replicative DNA helicase, translated as MSVTVNTTDDELHGPHAPMPPQDIEAEQSVLGAMMLSRDAIADVIEVVRPGEFYRPDHGVIFRHVVELFGRGEPADAVTVRDALEQSGELTQITRNSDTGTYLHTLLEAVPTAANATFYAEIVADRAQRRRIIEEASGILQQGYGGQGEAAELLDRAQERFSSIGRSRTEDMYFLQDLADPLMSELERIQRNDGRSGIPTGFTELDRLTNGLQPGQLAVVAARPGLGKSALALDIARSAAIRHRRGTALFSLEMGHGELMMRLVSAEAKVRLDRMRGGYMSEADWSAAARRTGDVQDAPLVISDAPNMTMMEIRARARRLKQRGQLDLVIVDYLQLMTSGRRVESRQQEVSEFSRNLKLLAKELEVPVVALSQLNRGPEQRLDKKPELGDLRESGSIEQDADLVVLLHRPDAFERDTARVGEADLILAKQRSGPTGVVTVAHQLHYSRFVDMAPEPG; from the coding sequence ATGTCCGTCACCGTGAACACCACCGACGACGAGCTCCACGGCCCGCACGCACCGATGCCGCCGCAGGACATCGAGGCCGAGCAGTCCGTGCTCGGCGCGATGATGCTCAGCCGCGACGCCATCGCCGACGTGATCGAGGTCGTGCGGCCCGGGGAGTTCTACCGCCCCGATCATGGGGTGATCTTCCGCCACGTCGTGGAGCTGTTCGGTCGGGGCGAGCCCGCCGACGCGGTCACCGTGCGCGACGCGCTGGAGCAGTCCGGCGAACTCACGCAGATCACCCGAAACTCCGACACCGGGACGTACCTTCACACACTGCTGGAGGCGGTGCCGACCGCCGCGAACGCGACGTTCTACGCCGAGATCGTGGCCGACCGGGCACAGCGGCGCCGCATCATCGAGGAGGCCAGCGGCATCCTGCAGCAGGGCTACGGCGGGCAGGGCGAGGCCGCCGAGCTGCTCGACCGGGCGCAGGAGCGGTTCTCCTCGATCGGGCGCAGCCGCACCGAGGACATGTACTTCCTGCAGGACCTGGCCGACCCGCTGATGTCCGAGCTGGAACGGATCCAGCGCAACGACGGCCGCTCCGGCATCCCCACCGGATTCACCGAGCTCGACCGGCTCACCAACGGGCTGCAGCCGGGACAGCTCGCCGTCGTGGCGGCCAGGCCGGGGCTGGGCAAGTCCGCGCTGGCGCTGGACATCGCCCGCTCGGCCGCGATCCGGCACCGCCGTGGGACGGCGCTGTTCAGCTTGGAGATGGGGCACGGTGAGCTGATGATGCGGCTGGTCTCGGCCGAGGCGAAGGTGCGGCTGGACCGGATGCGGGGCGGCTACATGTCCGAGGCGGACTGGAGCGCGGCCGCGCGGCGCACCGGCGACGTGCAGGACGCGCCGCTGGTGATCTCGGACGCGCCGAACATGACCATGATGGAGATCCGGGCCAGGGCGCGCAGGCTGAAACAGCGCGGGCAGCTGGACCTGGTGATCGTGGACTACCTGCAGCTGATGACCTCGGGCAGGCGGGTCGAGTCCCGCCAGCAGGAGGTCTCCGAGTTCTCGCGGAACCTCAAGCTGCTGGCCAAGGAACTGGAGGTGCCGGTGGTGGCACTCTCGCAGCTCAACCGAGGGCCGGAACAGCGCCTGGACAAGAAGCCCGAACTGGGGGATCTGCGGGAGAGCGGCTCGATCGAGCAGGACGCCGACCTGGTGGTGCTGCTGCACCGCCCGGACGCCTTCGAGCGTGACACCGCCCGCGTCGGCGAGGCCGACCTGATCCTGGCCAAGCAGCGTTCCGGGCCGACCGGGGTAGTCACCGTGGCCCACCAGCTGCACTACAGCCGTTTCGTCGACATGGCCCCCGAGCCCGGCTGA
- a CDS encoding GGDEF domain-containing protein, whose product MRIRDGSTRNGMLTALALGLTATGWWCTGRYASRLHRELRTDPLTGLGNRLALREAFQRDGAGNGRCVAVLLLDLDGFKELNDTHGHRFGDQVLREVARRMRESRRPGRLAVRLSGDEFACWLGTLPDTPSHWQRVEELQHALAERLAEPMLIEGTTVWVSASIGAAITAGPADTLEGVLEQADRAMYRDKRGRGRSDRLRHGRRTSSHTRAGRTAE is encoded by the coding sequence GTGCGAATCCGCGACGGTTCGACGAGGAACGGAATGCTCACCGCCCTCGCTCTGGGGCTGACCGCCACCGGCTGGTGGTGCACCGGCCGCTACGCCTCGCGATTACACCGCGAGCTGCGCACCGACCCGCTGACCGGACTCGGCAACCGACTCGCACTGCGGGAGGCCTTCCAGCGCGACGGCGCGGGCAACGGCCGGTGCGTGGCCGTGCTGCTGCTCGACCTGGACGGTTTCAAGGAGCTCAACGACACCCACGGACACCGCTTCGGCGACCAGGTGCTGCGCGAGGTGGCCCGACGGATGCGCGAGAGCCGGCGCCCGGGTCGGCTCGCCGTGCGGTTGTCCGGCGACGAGTTCGCCTGCTGGCTCGGCACGCTGCCGGACACTCCCTCGCACTGGCAACGGGTCGAGGAGCTGCAGCACGCGCTGGCCGAACGGCTCGCCGAACCGATGCTGATCGAGGGAACCACCGTGTGGGTGAGCGCGAGCATCGGAGCGGCGATCACTGCCGGACCGGCCGACACGCTCGAAGGCGTGCTGGAGCAGGCCGACCGCGCGATGTACCGCGACAAGCGCGGCCGCGGCCGCTCGGATCGACTCAGGCACGGACGGCGGACGAGCAGTCACACCCGAGCGGGGAGAACGGCCGAGTGA